TCGGCGGGCGGGTTGGCGGCCAGCCAGGCCTTCATCATACGGGCCCAGGCGCGGTCGCTTTCGACCGAGGTGACATGTTTGCCGGGCAGTTCGGCAGCGACCACGGTCGAGCCGCCCGACCCGTATTCCAGGATCACCTCGGCCTCTTCATAGGCCATGCGCAGCGCCTCTGCCTCTGCCGGGGGCATGGTCAGCTCTGGCCGCATCTGATCGCCGCTCTGGTCGTCCACTGGCCTGATCCCTGCCGCAACGGTCCCTGTCGGGGGCCTTAGCCCACCGAGCCTTCGAGGCTGATCGCCACCAGCTGCTGCGCCTCCATGGCAAATTCCATCGGCAGCGCCTGCAGCACGTCCTTGCAGAACCCGTTCACCACCAGAGCGACGGCCTCTTCCTCGTCCATCCCGCGCGAGCGGCAATAGAACAGCTGATCCTCGTCCACCTTGGACGTGGTCGCCTCGTGCTCGCAGCGCGACGAGTTGTTCTTGACCTCGATATAGGGCACCGTGTGCGCCCCGCATTTATCGCCGATCAGCAGGCTGTCGCACTGGGTATAGTTGCGGCTGTTCTTGGCCTTGGGATGCATCGAGACAAGGCCGCGATAGGTGTTCTGCGCGCGGCCCGCGCTGATCCCTTTCGAGACGATGCGCGACTTGGTGTTCTTGCCCAGATGGATCATCTTGGTGCCGGTATCGGCCTGCTGCATGTTGTTGGCGATGGCGATGGAATAGAACTCGCCCTGGCTGTCATCGCCGCGCAGGATGCAGGAGGGGTATTTCCAGGTCACGGCGCTGCCGGTTTCCACCTGGGTCCACATCACCTTTGACCGGTCACCCCGGCAATCGGCGCGCTTGGTGACGAAGTTGTAGATGCCGCCCTTGCCGTTCTCGTCGCCCGGATACCAGTTCTGGACGGTCGAGTATTTCACCTCGGCGTCTTCCTCGATGATGATCTCGACCACGGCGGCATGCAGCTGCGCCACATCGCGTTTCGGCGCGGTACAACCCTCCAGATAGCTGACATAGCTGCCCTTGTCGGCAATGATCAGGGTGCGCTCGAACTGGCCGGTGTTTTCCGCGTTGATGCGGAAATAGGTGCTCAGCTCCATCGGGCAGCGCACGCCGGGCGGCACATAGACAAACGAGCCGTCCGAAAACACGGCAGAGTTCAGCGTGGCATAGAAATTATCGCTGACCGGTACCACCGAGCCCAGGTATTTCTTGACCAGTTCGGGATGCTCGCGGATCGCCTCGGAGATCGAACAGAAGATCACGCCGGCCTTTTTCAGCTCGGCCTGAAAGGTGGTGCCCACGGACACCGAATCAAACACCGCGTCCACTGCGACCTTGCGCCCCTCGGCGGGGGCGTTTTCGGCGCCTTCGACACCGGCCAGGATCATCTGTTCCTTCAGCGGGATGCCCAGCTTTTCATAGGTGGCCAGCAGCTTGGGGTCGACATCGTCCAGCGACTTGGGCTTTTCGCTCATGCTCTTGGGGCGGGCATAGTAATACTGATCCTGAAAGTCGATTTCAGGATAGCTCACCATCGCCCATTTCGGCTCGCTCATGCCGGTCCAGCGCTCGAAGGCGGCCAGCCGCCATTCGGTCATCCATTCGGGCTCTTCGTTCTTGTCCGAAATCAGGCGCACGATATCGGGGTTCACGCCCTTGGGGGCGTATTCCATCTCGATCTCGGTTTCCCAGCCGTATTTATAGGTGCCCGCCTCGCGGACGGCATCCACCGTCTCCTGATCGACGCCTTCTTTTACCTGGGTCTGGTCCAATGCGGCCATAAGAGCCCTCCTTCGCGCTGAGCGCGCTGTTTGTTCTGTGTCACGCGGCGCGCGCGCGGTGTTTCTTTTCTTTCTGCAACCACGCCTCGGCAAAGCGCAGCACATCCGTTTCGCTCGTTTCGGGCCCCAGCGAGACGCGGATCGCGCTTGCCGCCGTGGCCTCGTCAAACCCCATTGCTTGCAGCACCGCGCTGGCACGGACCTTGCCGCTGGAGCAGGCGCTGCCGGCGCTGATGGCAAAACCGGCCAGGTCCATCTGCATCACCTGCGTCTCGCCCTTCCAACCCGGTGGGGCCAGGCAAAGGGTGTTGGGCAGGCGGGGTCGACCTTTCCCGACAAAAATAGTAGATTTTGCACCGGCCTCAAGAGCCTTTTCTAGAATATTTCTAAGTTTCTCCACCCGCTCCCAGACGCCATCGGCCAGATCGCGCGCGGCGGCTTCGGCTGCAGCGCCGAAACCGGCGATGCCGATCACGTTCTCGGTGCCCGAACGGCGGCCCATTTCCTGCCCGCCGCCCTTGATCTGCGCCGCCAGATCGGTGCCGCGTCGTATCACCAGCGCGCCAATGCCCTTGGGGCCACCCAGCTTATGCGCCGAAATCAGCGCCATCTCGGCCCCGAGCCAATTGAAGGCGACCGGTATCTTGCCAAAGGCCTGGGTTGCATCGCTCACCGCCAGCCCCTGTGGCAGGTCCTGGATGATACCGGTCTCGGAATTGGCCAATTGCAAGGTCGATTGCGCGGGGTCGGTCACCGTAACCGCCCCCTCGGAGGAAACGGACAAATCCTCTTTTACCCAAGCTCTTACCGCGTCATGTTCAAGTGCGCACCCATGCAGGTCCCGGCCCTTGAGTGCCAGCGCGGCGGCCTCGGTCGCGCCCGAGGTAAAGATGACATCCGCTCCATCGGCGCCAAAGGCGGCGGCGACCTGCGCGCGCGCCTTCTCGACCACCGCCTTGGCCGCCCGCCCCTCGGCATGGACCGAAGAGGGGTTGCCGCAGACATCCATCGCCGCGATCATCGCCGCACGCGCCTGCGCGCGCAGCGGTGTGGTGGCATTGTGATCGAGGTAAACACGCATCAGAGAGTCATCATTTCTTGACGGATGGGACCAGATAGACGGGCCCGGCAAAAATGGCAATCACGGGGCCCGGCAGCCCTCAGTCGTCGACGATCGAGAACAGGTTGGGCACCGCCGGGCACGGCGCAAGATCGTTCTTCACCACATCCGAAAGCCGGGTCTGGTGCAGGAACACATATACATGCGCGCTCAGCCCCTCCCACAGCCGGTTGGTCAGTGATTGCGCGCGACTGCCCGAGGAGGCGCCCGAGGCGCCCGCCCCCTTGTGCATGGCATTCACGGTCTCATCCACGGCGGCGAGGATCTCGACCACCCGGATGTCCGAGGCAGGTCGCGCCAGACGATAGCCACCCCCGGGCCCCCGAACCGAAGCCACCAGATCGGCCCGCCGCAGCTTGACGAACAACTGTTCCAGATAAGGCAGCGAGATATCCTGACGCTCGGAAATGTCGCCCAGCGTGACCAGTTTGTCCGCCGGTTGCAGCGCGATATCGGTCAGCGCCACCATCGCATAGCGCCCCTTTGTCGACAGCTTCACGTCTTTGCCCTCCCCAACCGCGCCCAGACGCGCGAAATCATTGACCTTATCGCCCTCAGTGCGTATCTCCCACTGACAGCGTTGCCGGCAAGCGGCACGTGACTTAGAACCATTCTAAGATGCCCGAGGGAATTCGTCAAGTTTAGCCCGGCATCTTCAGACCGCGAGACAGGACGAAAGCACATATGCCCGAGGTGATTTTTCCCGGACCCGAAGGCCGCCTGGAAGGCCGCTACCACCCGCAAAAGGAAAAAGACGCACCCATTGCCATCGTGCTGCACCCGCATCCGCAATTCGGCGGCACCATGAACAACAAGGTCGTCTATAACCTGCATTACGCCTTTTACAATCTGGGATTCACCGTGCTGCGGTTCAATTTCCGTGGGGTCGGGCGCAGCCAGGGCGAATATGATCAGGGCATCGGCGAGCTGAGTGACGCGGCCTCGGCGCTGGATTACCTCCAGTCGATGAACAACAACTCGAAACATTGCTGGGTCGCGGGCTTCTCCTTTGGCGCGTGGATCGGTATGCAGCTGCTGATGCGCCGCCCCGAGATCACCGGATTCATCAGCGTGGCCCCGCCGGCCAACATGTATGATTTCTCGTTCCTGGCGCCCTGCCCGTCTTCGGGCCTGATCATCAACGGCACCTCGGACCGGGTGGCGCCGCCCGCCGATACCCGCTCGCTGGTCAACAAGCTGCATGAACAAAAAGGCATCACCATCACCCATACCGAGGTCGAGGGCGCCGATCACTTCTTCCAGAACCAGCACATGGACACGATGATCACCAGCGTGACCGATTACGTCAAACGCCGCCTCACGGAGACCTCGCGCTGATGTCAGGCACGATCGAGACGCTGGCCGCCAAACTGGCAGAAGACACGCTCGACGCGATGGACCAGACCGGCAACGAGCGGCTTTACATGGAGATCGGCTCGCAACTGGCCGCCTCCTCGCAGTCGCTGGAAGAGGCGTTTCTGACCGAGGTGCGCGTGCGACTGGCCGAACGCGGCGCCCGCCAGGTGCTGGCGCGCCGCCTGGCCGAGTTGAAGGGCAAGGCGAAGGACAGTGAATGAGCGCGCGGCTTGACGCCCAGATCGCCTTTCTGAAACAGGCCGACAGGCTGAAATCGGTCGAGCGGGCCAATGTGCTGCTCGACCTGTCGCGCCCCGAGAATTCCGCCGAACACAGCTGGCATCTGGCGCTTTGGGCGCTGGTGCTGTCGCCCTTTGCAGCGCCGGATGTGGATGTGGACCGCGCCATCCGCATGCTGTTGCTGCACGATCTGGTCGAAATCGAGACCGGCGATCACCCGATCCACGAGGTGACCGACTGGCAGGCGGTGGAACGGGCCGAACGGGCGGCGGCGCGCAAGCTGTTTGGTCTGTTGCCCCCCGATCAGGCGGCGGATTTCCATACGCTCTGGACCGAGTTCGACGCCGATGAAACCGCCGATGCCCGCTATGCCAAGATGCTGGACCGCTGCCAGCCGATGTTTCAGGTACTTTGCGCTGATACGCCCCGGCCTGACCATGTCGAGGTGGTGCGCGAGAATCTGAGCAGCGGGCGCGCGGCCTATCTGGCCGAGGCTTTCCCCGAGGCGCACGCGCATGCGCGTGCGCTGCTTGAGAGGCACCCGCCCGTGACGGGCGGTTTTGGCGACCGGCTGGAGTTTCTGGCCGAAGCAGACCGGTTGAAAACCGTGTTGCGCGCCTCGCGCCTGATGGATGACAGCCGGTTCGAAAACTCGGCCGAACACAGCTGGCACATCATGCTTTATGCCTGGGTTCTGGGGGAATATGCCGCCGCGCCGGTCGATATCGACCGGGTGCTGCGGATGCTGCTGCTGCATGACCTGGTCGAAATCGACGCCGGCGACAACCCGATCCACGGCAATGTGGACCACGCCGCGCAAGAGGCGCTGGAGGCCGCCGCCGCTGAACGCCTGTTCGGCCTGCTGCCCCCTGATCAGGGGGCCGGGCTGCGCGCGATCTGGCAGGAATTCGAGACCGCGCAAAGCGCCGATGCGCTGTTCGGCAAGGCGGTGGACCGGGTGCAGACGCCAATCGCCAATCTGGAAAACGGCGGCGGCTCCTGGGTGACCTATGATGTCAGCCTGCAACAGCTTGTAGCGCGGGTCGGCACCCCGGTCAGCCGGGGCGCCCCGGGCCTATGGGACTGGCTGTTTCCGCAGCTGAGCGATTGCTTTACCCGTCTGGGCCTGCGGCTCTGAGCGGATCAGACACCGCGAGCGGGCTGGGGCTGCTCCAGTTCAGCGGCAGGAACGGGCATATCGGCGGGCGGTGTAAACCCGAGACCGACCCCGACAACAAGCAATGCGGCAATGACGATAGCTTTCGCAAATGGTGTAAGCATGATGAACCTGAACAAAATAGGCGTGGTTGAATAGGATCAGGCTAACCCGCCCGTCCCCCTCGCGCTAGTCAGGTTTTCATCACCCTAGGCCGCCCGGCCAAGATCCGCCGGTGCAAAGTCACGCTCTGCCGCGCCCTCGGCTCCGATGGTCAGCATCCGGCCCGGGCGCAGCTCGGTCCAATCCCCTTCGTCGGTCTCCAGCGGCTCGGACACGACCGCCCAGCCCTGGCGCGCATGGCTGTAGCGATAATAGACCGAGGGCGCGATATGGTCCGATGAATAACGCGCGGCGTAAAGGGTCTGCCCGTCGCTGAAGGCCGCCGAAAGGCGCATATGCGGCGTGGTGCCATGGGCCCGGCTCAACCCTTCGAGGCGCGCGATTGCGCGGGCCAGCGCGCCATGGGGGTCGTGTTCCAGCCCCTCGCTCAGCGCCAGCAGGAACAGAACCTCGGAATCGGTGCTGCCCTTGCGATAGGTGTAGAATTCGTCGGCGATGGCCATGTCCGCCTGTTTGCGGAACGCCTCGAACCCGCCGACCTGGCCGTTATGCATGAAACACCAGCGCCGCGCCGCGAAGGGATGGCAGTTGTTGCGGCTGATACACGACCCGGTCGAGGCCCGCACATGGCTGAGAAACAGGCCCGAGCGCACGTGATGGGCCACCGCCCGCAGGTTGGGGTCGGACCAGGCCGGATAGACATCGCGGTACAACCCAGGTTCGGGTCGGGCATCATACCAGGCCACGCCGAACCCGTCGCCATTGGTGGCGGTCTTGCATT
The window above is part of the Ruegeria pomeroyi DSS-3 genome. Proteins encoded here:
- a CDS encoding HD domain-containing protein; this translates as MSARLDAQIAFLKQADRLKSVERANVLLDLSRPENSAEHSWHLALWALVLSPFAAPDVDVDRAIRMLLLHDLVEIETGDHPIHEVTDWQAVERAERAAARKLFGLLPPDQAADFHTLWTEFDADETADARYAKMLDRCQPMFQVLCADTPRPDHVEVVRENLSSGRAAYLAEAFPEAHAHARALLERHPPVTGGFGDRLEFLAEADRLKTVLRASRLMDDSRFENSAEHSWHIMLYAWVLGEYAAAPVDIDRVLRMLLLHDLVEIDAGDNPIHGNVDHAAQEALEAAAAERLFGLLPPDQGAGLRAIWQEFETAQSADALFGKAVDRVQTPIANLENGGGSWVTYDVSLQQLVARVGTPVSRGAPGLWDWLFPQLSDCFTRLGLRL
- the sufB gene encoding Fe-S cluster assembly protein SufB; the protein is MAALDQTQVKEGVDQETVDAVREAGTYKYGWETEIEMEYAPKGVNPDIVRLISDKNEEPEWMTEWRLAAFERWTGMSEPKWAMVSYPEIDFQDQYYYARPKSMSEKPKSLDDVDPKLLATYEKLGIPLKEQMILAGVEGAENAPAEGRKVAVDAVFDSVSVGTTFQAELKKAGVIFCSISEAIREHPELVKKYLGSVVPVSDNFYATLNSAVFSDGSFVYVPPGVRCPMELSTYFRINAENTGQFERTLIIADKGSYVSYLEGCTAPKRDVAQLHAAVVEIIIEEDAEVKYSTVQNWYPGDENGKGGIYNFVTKRADCRGDRSKVMWTQVETGSAVTWKYPSCILRGDDSQGEFYSIAIANNMQQADTGTKMIHLGKNTKSRIVSKGISAGRAQNTYRGLVSMHPKAKNSRNYTQCDSLLIGDKCGAHTVPYIEVKNNSSRCEHEATTSKVDEDQLFYCRSRGMDEEEAVALVVNGFCKDVLQALPMEFAMEAQQLVAISLEGSVG
- a CDS encoding Rrf2 family transcriptional regulator, encoding MKLSTKGRYAMVALTDIALQPADKLVTLGDISERQDISLPYLEQLFVKLRRADLVASVRGPGGGYRLARPASDIRVVEILAAVDETVNAMHKGAGASGASSGSRAQSLTNRLWEGLSAHVYVFLHQTRLSDVVKNDLAPCPAVPNLFSIVDD
- a CDS encoding class II glutamine amidotransferase, whose amino-acid sequence is MCRWAAYHGTPIFLEDVISRPGHSLIAQSAHAEECKTATNGDGFGVAWYDARPEPGLYRDVYPAWSDPNLRAVAHHVRSGLFLSHVRASTGSCISRNNCHPFAARRWCFMHNGQVGGFEAFRKQADMAIADEFYTYRKGSTDSEVLFLLALSEGLEHDPHGALARAIARLEGLSRAHGTTPHMRLSAAFSDGQTLYAARYSSDHIAPSVYYRYSHARQGWAVVSEPLETDEGDWTELRPGRMLTIGAEGAAERDFAPADLGRAA
- a CDS encoding alpha/beta hydrolase; translation: MPEVIFPGPEGRLEGRYHPQKEKDAPIAIVLHPHPQFGGTMNNKVVYNLHYAFYNLGFTVLRFNFRGVGRSQGEYDQGIGELSDAASALDYLQSMNNNSKHCWVAGFSFGAWIGMQLLMRRPEITGFISVAPPANMYDFSFLAPCPSSGLIINGTSDRVAPPADTRSLVNKLHEQKGITITHTEVEGADHFFQNQHMDTMITSVTDYVKRRLTETSR
- a CDS encoding cysteine desulfurase family protein; the encoded protein is MMRVYLDHNATTPLRAQARAAMIAAMDVCGNPSSVHAEGRAAKAVVEKARAQVAAAFGADGADVIFTSGATEAAALALKGRDLHGCALEHDAVRAWVKEDLSVSSEGAVTVTDPAQSTLQLANSETGIIQDLPQGLAVSDATQAFGKIPVAFNWLGAEMALISAHKLGGPKGIGALVIRRGTDLAAQIKGGGQEMGRRSGTENVIGIAGFGAAAEAAARDLADGVWERVEKLRNILEKALEAGAKSTIFVGKGRPRLPNTLCLAPPGWKGETQVMQMDLAGFAISAGSACSSGKVRASAVLQAMGFDEATAASAIRVSLGPETSETDVLRFAEAWLQKEKKHRARAA